From the Tetrapisispora phaffii CBS 4417 chromosome 10, complete genome genome, one window contains:
- the MET13 gene encoding methylenetetrahydrofolate reductase (NAD(P)H) MET13 (similar to Saccharomyces cerevisiae MET13 (YGL125W); ancestral locus Anc_6.122) — protein MRITEKLVRSNGDESNGNATTAATFSFEYFVPRTTQGVHNLYDRMDRMYQESLPQFIDVTWNAGGVNNNLTNEIVFTAQSVLGLETCMHLTCTNMDITTIDKALQQAYESGCQNILALRGDPPLTNVGDSVGKSGNGGVGGADITDGNADADTAASGVFHYAKDLVGYIRLKYGDYFDIGVAGYPEGHEEEKDSQLLTKFLKEKIDCGANFIVTQMFYDVDNFLNWCKLLRENGINVPIIPGVMPISTYAAFLRRARWCKINIPDEFLRKLEPVKDDDEAVREVGTQLLVDMCRKILDSGYVSHLHLYTMNLEKAPLMILDKLNLLPHFDLDKQIDSHMTNTETTAYFDQRNSNTNETTLSMLPWRKSLNPKRKNEEVRPIFWQKRPYTYVARTSKWAVDEFPNGRFGDSSSPAFGDLDLCGSTLIRQSPKKSFELWSTPKTMNDLALLVISYLKGDIKCLPWSDIPISNEIDVIFDHLIELNQRNIITINSQPQVNGVRSNVKDIGWGPKDGYVYQKQYLEFLLPKEKLSILEQELENNDILTFFAIDCNGNLSSNHPDGSKANAVTWGIFPGREVLQPTIVEKISFIAWKEEFYRILEDWRNIFINNENDDSVALLNHLINDYVLVNIVDNDYIDPEDKIFTLLKRI, from the coding sequence ATGCGAATCACTGAGAAACTGGTTCGCTCGAATGGAGATGAGTCGAACGGGAACGCAACAACTGCTGCGACGTTTTCCTTTGAATACTTTGTGCCCAGAACCACCCAAGGTGTTCATAACTTATATGACAGAATGGATCGTATGTACCAAGAGTCGTTACCCCAATTTATCGATGTCACTTGGAATGCAGGAGGCGTTAACAATAACTTGACTAACGAAATCGTCTTCACTGCCCAGTCTGTGTTGGGTCTGGAGACGTGCATGCATTTGACATGCACTAATATGGACATCACTACAATTGATAAGGCGTTGCAACAGGCCTACGAATCCGGCTGTCAAAATATCTTGGCGTTAAGGGGCGACCCTCCTTTGACCAATGTTGGTGATAGCGTTGGTAAGTCCGGTAACGGCGGCGTCGGTGGCGCTGACATCACCGACGGTAATGCTGACGCTGACACTGCCGCTTCCGGGGTCTTCCACTATGCTAAGGATCTGGTTGGCTATATTCGATTGAAATACGGCGATTATTTCGATATTGGTGTTGCAGGGTATCCAGAAGGTCATGAAGAAGAGAAAGACTCTCAATTGTTGACCAAGTTTCTTAAAGAGAAAATTGATTGTGGGGCTAACTTCATTGTCACTCAAATGTTCTACGATGTAGacaattttttgaattggTGCAAACTGCTACGTGAGAATGGTATCAATGTGCCTATTATCCCAGGAGTGATGCCAATCTCGACGTATGCTGCATTCTTGAGAAGAGCGAGATGGTGCAAGATTAACATTCCTGATGAGTTCCTACGTAAATTAGAACCTGTCAAGGATGACGATGAGGCAGTAAGAGAAGTGGGCACTCAACTTCTTGTCGATATGTGTCGTAAGATTTTGGATAGTGGGTATGTCTCGCACTTGCATCTGTACACTATGAATTTGGAGAAAGCTCCGTTGATGATCTTGGATAAGCTCAACCTGTTACCGCATTTTGATCTCGACAAGCAGATCGACAGTCATATGACAAATACTGAGACTACCGCGTATTTTGATCAAAGGAATTCGAATACCAATGAAACAACCTTATCTATGTTACCTTGGAGAAAATCACTAAATCCAAAGAGGAAGAACGAAGAAGTCAGACCTATCTTTTGGCAAAAAAGACCTTACACTTACGTTGCCAGAACTTCAAAATGGGCGGTGGATGAATTTCCAAATGGTAGATTTGGTGATTCTTCCTCCCCAGCGTTCGGCGACTTGGATCTTTGTGGGTCCACTCTTATCAGACAATCaccaaaaaaatcatttgaattatgGTCAACTCCAAAAACTATGAATGATTTGGCACTGTTAGTTATATCTTACTTGAAAGGTGATATTAAATGTTTACCTTGGTCAGATATTCCGATTAGTAACGAAATTGATGTTATTTTTGATCATTTGATCGAATTGAATCAAAGAAATATCATCACAATTAATTCTCAACCACAAGTCAATGGTGTCAGATCCAACGTTAAAGATATAGGATGGGGTCCAAAAGATGGATACGTCtatcaaaaacaatatttggAGTTCCTATTACCAAAggaaaaattatcaattttggAACAGgaattggaaaataatgatatctTGACTTTTTTTGCAATCGATTGTAATGGTAATTTATCCTCAAATCATCCAGATGGCTCTAAGGCAAACGCTGTCACATGGGGTATTTTCCCAGGTAGGGAGGTTCTCCAACCAACTATTGTGGAAAAGATCTCATTTATAGCTTGGAAAGAAGAATTTTATAGGATCTTGGAGGATTGgagaaatattttcattaataatgaGAATGATGATAGTGTCGCGCTATTGAATCATTTGATTAACGACTATGTTCTAGTAAACATTGTCGATAATGATTATATTGATCCAgaagataaaatttttactttattgaaaaggatctaa
- the MCX1 gene encoding Mcx1p (similar to Saccharomyces cerevisiae MCX1 (YBR227C); ancestral locus Anc_6.124) yields MLKSQQLVISRAPTGIFLIRSFSVNSKLYSASSKLASNEKSSKDAKKIPSPRQLKEYLDQYIIGQEIGKKVLSVAVYNHYLRINDKQKKIQKAAELELLEKELKEKEVDPADPVYSGTSESLAGIKNLRRQLEIAKANEDNDLTLSKSNVLVVGPTGSGKTLLASTLARVLDVPIVITDCTQLTQAGYIGDDVEKCIEKLLVDADFDVAKAERGIVVLDEIDKLAKSSKNIMSKDVSGEGVQQSLLKIIEGHQVEVVAKRPIKVKFDEKNNKSVGKKEETYIVDTSNILFMIMGAFVGLDKHISTRISNMKLEKEQENKTKKGEPKSEKRKLTEENSEDVKEISNNKIDEITLDNGKTIPALNLTSPADLISFGIIPELVGRVPIVTALQPLHQKDLFHILKEPKNALLNQYIYIFKQFGVDLYVTDKALTRVADFALKEGTGARGLRGIMERLLLNVNYECPDNDIAYVLVNEDTVKSLQQTEYSLATHVEAKFYTKDEVNLLLEGLQKEDAKLAERLKRKLNRKSF; encoded by the coding sequence ATGCTAAAGTCTCAGCAATTGGTTATTTCGAGAGCGCCAACTGGTATCTTTCTAATCAGGTCGTTTAGTGTTAATAGTAAGCTATATTCTGcatcttcaaaattggCAAGCAATGAAAAATCATCGAAAGATGCCAAGAAAATACCTTCTCCAAGacaattgaaagaatatttggatcaatatattatagGTCAAGAAATTGGCAAAAAGGTATTAAGTGTGGCAGTATATAACCATTATTTGAGAATCAATGATaaacagaaaaaaatacaaaaagCTGCTGAATTAGAGCTTCTTGAgaaagaattgaaagagAAGGAAGTTGATCCCGCTGATCCAGTATACTCTGGAACCAGTGAATCTTTAGCTGGCATAAAAAATTTACGTAGACAATTAGAAATTGCAAAAGcaaatgaagataatgattTAACATTAAGTAAGAGTAATGTCTTGGTTGTAGGACCTACTGGTTCAGGTAAAACGTTACTAGCTTCAACGTTGGCGAGAGTCTTAGATGTACCAATTGTCATTACTGATTGTACCCAATTGACACAAGCAGGGTATATTGGTGATGACGTTGAAAAATGTATAGAAAAGTTACTTGTTGATGCTGATTTTGATGTTGCAAAAGCTGAGAGAGGTATTGTTGTTTTAGATGAGATTGATAAACTTGCAAaatcatcaaaaaatattatgtcAAAAGATGTTTCTGGAGAGGGTGTACAACAGTCTTTATTGAAGATCATTGAAGGTCATCAGGTAGAGGTAGTAGCCAAAAGACCAATTAAAGTGAAATTTGAtgagaaaaataataaatccGTTGGGAAGAAGGAGGAAACTTACATTGTGGATACGTCAAATATCCTTTTCATGATAATGGGAGCATTTGTTGGCTTGGATAAACATATATCTACaagaatatcaaatatGAAACTTGAAAAAGAACAAGAGAACAAGACTAAAAAAGGTGAACCTAAGTCAGAAAAGAGAAAACTTACAGAAGAAAATTCTGAAGATGTTAAAGAAATAtctaacaataaaatagatGAAATAACGTTGGACAATGGAAAGACTATTCCAGCTCTAAACCTTACTTCTCCTGCCGACTTGATAAGTTTTGGTATAATACCAGAATTGGTTGGTAGAGTGCCGATTGTTACTGCATTGCAACCACTTCATCAAAAAGatttatttcatattttaaaggAACCTAAAAATGCTTTGTTGAATCAATACatttacatttttaaacaatttgGTGTTGACTTATATGTAACAGATAAAGCTTTGACTAGAGTGGCCGATTTTGCCTTAAAAGAAGGAACTGGTGCCAGAGGTTTAAGAGGTATAATGGAAagattattgttaaatGTGAATTATGAATGCCCAGACAATGATATTGCCTACGTATTAGTTAATGAAGATACTGTGAAATCACTACAACAAACTGAATACTCATTGGCTACCCACGTTGAAGCCAAATTTTACACCAAAGATGAAGTTAATTTGTTATTAGAAGGACTTCAAAAAGAAGATGCAAAGTTAGCTGAACGATTAAAACGAAAGCTCAATAGAAaaagtttttaa
- the SLX1 gene encoding endonuclease (similar to Saccharomyces cerevisiae SLX1 (YBR228W); ancestral locus Anc_6.125), which yields MSQSPSPSDDQIVSSQTRKRTYPTLYCCYLLQSIAKRRSFYIGSTPHPVRRLRQHNGILSRGGAYRTKRDGTRPWEMIVVVYGFPNKIAAYQYEHAWQHAYSTHFIAKDERIVSNKTAGRTLHHKLGVIRQLMNNEYFQHMNLNVHFFNSDILEMWDANKFDLTITDLEDDQITLSQQSQNIPNVLEADDIINISDKNLQLVTEFYDKIIQKEMYSKDIYKEKLIYGSRTCQICSKKYDYTSEDDDLKPYILFCPNKECDFESHLSCLYAKCMSSSDNEARIIPISCHCSSCNISFNWTKYIEIATLIKSLDK from the coding sequence ATGAGCCAATCTCCATCGCCTAGTGATGATCAAATTGTGAGTTCACAAACTCGTAAACGTACATACCCGACTTTATACTGTtgttatttattacaatCCATAGCCAAAAGGAGATCATTCTACATAGGTTCCACGCCTCACCCAGTACGTAGACTAAGACAGCATAATGGTATTCTGAGCAGAGGTGGTGCTTACAGGACCAAAAGGGATGGAACTAGACCATGGGAGATGATCGTGGTGGTTTATGGATTTCCTAACAAGATTGCAGCGTATCAATATGAACATGCTTGGCAGCATGCATATAGTACCCATTTCATAGCCAAGGATGAGAGAATTGTGTCTAATAAAACTGCAGGTCGAACTTTACATCATAAACTTGGAGTTATTAGGCAATTGAtgaataatgaatatttccAGCACATGAATCTTAatgttcatttttttaattcagaTATCCTAGAGATGTGGGACGCAAATAAGTTTGATTTGACTATTACAGATTTGGAGGATGATCAAATTACTTTGTCCCAACAATCtcaaaatattccaaaCGTTTTGGAAGCAGATGacattataaatatcagtgataaaaatttacagTTGGTGACAGAGTTTtatgataaaattattcaaaaagaaatgtATTCAAAAGATATCTATAAAGAAAAGTTAATTTACGGCAGCAGGACCTGTCAAATTTGTAGTAAGAAATACGATTATACAtctgaagatgatgatttaaaaCCTTATATATTGTTCTGTCCAAACAAGGAGTGTGATTTTGAATCTCATTTGAGTTGTCTGTACGCTAAATGCATGTCTAGCTCTGACAATGAAGCAAGAATTATACCCATTTCTTGTCATTGCTCCAGCTGTAATATTAGTTTTAATTGGacaaaatatatagaaataGCCACTTTAATTAAATCCTtagataaataa
- the MON1 gene encoding guanine nucleotide exchange factor MON1 (similar to Saccharomyces cerevisiae MON1 (YGL124C); ancestral locus Anc_6.127), with protein MSLNITDDYLDNAIPNTKNTIKDNNENNLTISTSRSTLPTTSINLEKTLFQQQLLRQENNSSGIRDIDTINGSIVTSASNATRTRFLDNLGIKKPSFANLHDDISSTYTVNSNFKRSFVSSEIPSVFVNYQSYEERTESKLNKIQKNFFMLTAAGKLIYSYLGKERELISLMGILNTIVDFFKINNNKDIQTIKYDSGSLVFLNKSPIILVGYTKKGESTSEISDQLDFLYSYLISSLTEKQIVKLFDKRENFDLRNYLEASDFTNLNELCSLLTDKLYPDVHLGALESLPFKDSNIRNKIHDLMSKHLLKESDLSRGILLYGLLVYPNNKLISVLRPKSHTLHTTDLQLLFYSIFHRFKTKGDNNRLDIDDNSNKELWIPMCFPKFNSKGFLYCYINFITNEDSTKSKSNFSCQNSLFDDRVPALVLISPQKDAFFDMKKLATNLINDMVSKNLLSQIKYSNGFSVTDIPAPLVHHFIYKSNSEVQYIQPTSNYNNYLKNLVNPTKSLEQYHAKLRIFYQQLYSSIARDATGTPMNKSTLNFISWEQKEDQDMFGSDIHSNGNSFSDYRLVKEEQINVMGMIWVTPKFELYLLCNNGVNNKEVIFKSAKNIAKWCNNNKLKLFVTDGVIF; from the coding sequence ATGAGTTTGAATATAACTGATGATTACCTGGATAATGCAATTCCGAACACTAAGAATACTATCAAGGACAATAATGAGAATAATCTAACTATCTCAACTTCAAGATCTACACTGCCAACAacttcaattaatttagaGAAGACCTTATTTCAACAACAGTTGCTACGacaagaaaataattcttcagGGATTCGTGACATAGATACGATTAATGGTTCTATTGTTACAAGTGCAAGTAATGCAACTCGAACTCGTTTTTTGGACAATTTAGGGATTAAGAAACCATCCTTTGCAAATTTACATGATGATATAAGTTCAACATATACAGTTAATAGTAATTTTAAGAGATCGTTTGTAAGCAGTGAAATACCTTCGGTTTTTGTTAATTATCAATCTTATGAAGAAAGGACTGAatcaaaattgaataaaatacagaaaaatttcttcatgTTAACTGCTGCTGGTAAGTTGATTTATTCATATCTGGGGAAGGAAAGGGAGTTGATCTCATTGATGGGGATTTTAAATACGATCGTTGATTTTTTCaagataaataataataaagatattcaaACAATCAAATACGATTCTGGCTCATTGGTTTTTTTGAACAAATCACCAATTATACTTGTTGGTTACACGAAAAAAGGGGAGTCTACATCAGAAATTAGTGATCAACTGGATTTCCtatattcttatttgaTTTCCTCACTTACTGAGAAACAgattgttaaattatttgataaacGTGAAAATTTTGACTTGAGGAACTACCTTGAGGCATCTGATTTCACCAACTTGAACGAGCTATGTTCACTGTTGACCGATAAATTATATCCTGATGTGCATTTGGGAGCTTTAGAGAGTTTACCTTTCAAGGATTCTAACATTAGAAACAAGATACATGATCTAATGTCaaaacatttattaaaggAATCAGATTTATCCAGAGgcatattattatatggGTTACTAGTTTATCCAAATAATAAGCTCATTTCTGTACTAAGACCAAAATCACATACTTTACATACAACTGATCTGCAGTTactattttattcaatattcCATAGATTCAAAACGAAAGGAGATAATAATCGATTGGACATAGATGACAATAGCAACAAAGAATTATGGATTCCTATGTGTTTTCCTAAGTTTAACTCCAAAGGTTTTCTTTACtgttatataaattttattacaaaCGAAGACTCGACGAAGAGTAAGAGTAATTTTAGTTGTCAGAATTCTTTATTCGATGACCGTGTTCCAGCTTTAGTATTAATATCTCCACAAAAAGATGCGTTTTTTGATATGAAGAAACTAGCTactaatttaattaatgacATGGTGAGTAAAAATCTATTGagtcaaataaaatattctaatGGATTTTCAGTGACAGACATACCCGCACCATTAGTTCATCATTTCATTTACAAATCCAACTCTGAGGTACAATATATTCAACCGACTTCGAATTATAACaactatttaaaaaatttagtTAATCCAACTAAAAGTTTGGAGCAGTACCATGCAAAGctaagaatattttatcaacaACTCTATTCTAGCATTGCCAGGGATGCAACTGGCACACCGATGAATAAATCgacattaaattttataagCTGGgaacaaaaagaagatCAAGACATGTTTGGCTCAGACATTCATTCAAATGGAAACTCGTTTTCAGACTATAGATTAGTTAAAGAAGAGCAAATTAATGTAATGGGCATGATTTGGGTAACACCTAAGTTTGAGCTTTACTTGCTATGCAATAATGGGGTCAATAACAAAGAagtaatatttaaaagtgCAAAAAATATTGCTAAATGGtgtaacaataataaactCAAACTCTTTGTAACGGATGGtgttatattttaa
- the GPG1 gene encoding Gpg1p (similar to Saccharomyces cerevisiae GPG1 (YGL121C); ancestral locus Anc_6.131), with amino-acid sequence MQRSVVYFGSVTSARNEFSTIIDDFNKSSRLLRLIDELHFLNNRLVSLKNSTASSEMRAANSNDDFIVLLNEVIELRKQARLLSKESYNLHNYNYSKPTTARQVRLVVLPEEPGTPVDDETSMVIHYLNQLTEELQKTDIVYSLYPRRGSHR; translated from the coding sequence ATGCAACGCTCCGTAGTCTATTTTGGTTCTGTGACCTCTGCACGCAACGAATTCTCAACAATCATCGACGATTTCAATAAATCGAGTCGATTGCTTAGACTCATAGATGAATTACATTTCTTGAACAATAGGTTGGTCTCTTTGAAGAACTCGACTGCGTCATCGGAGATGCGTGCTGCTAACTCGAATGATGACTTCATTGTGCTTCTCAATGAAGTCATCGAATTGCGAAAACAGGCAAGGTTATTGAGTAAAGAGTCCTACAATCTGCATAACTACAATTATTCAAAACCAACCACTGCAAGACAGGTCAGGTTAGTGGTGTTGCCTGAAGAACCGGGAACTCCAGTAGACGATGAAACCTCGATGGtgattcattatttgaatcaattGACTGAAGAGCTACAAAAGACAGACATCGTCTACTCATTATATCCAAGAAGGGGTTCTCACAGGTGA
- the TPHA0J01880 gene encoding uncharacterized protein (similar to Saccharomyces cerevisiae YGL117W; ancestral locus Anc_6.134), with protein MTGFTMTYDTLIEQYNTMVSNRDKQNNAVSPENQEVLNKVFNELILSLEAPLLEFVDILLENVMYPTGGAGHGQASDRKKSFDESVYLLGNGVFLEIIHLRNLTTKLIANARSYDGSKAGFDRVQYIPKNLKYLQNLHILLIFVLQRLSEMMENSSFSQKYYKKIIVNSIEDFKMNFQIFKLLDKVLVNLFNMALQTGDSDSKIFTITDDIMDDIKRFTDFNKNWYIDLMTHSNAFEAFMSKQSIYLPESELGKIVVEPKFQNFLSARKVKLNISTRKVF; from the coding sequence ATGACTGGTTTCACAATGACATACGACACGCTGATAGAACAATACAATACAATGGTAAGCAATAGAGACAAGCAAAACAATGCGGTCTCGCCTGAGAACCAAGAGGTTCTCAACAAGGTTTTCAACGAACTGATTCTTTCCTTAGAGGCTCCGCTTCTTGAGTTCGTTGATATTTTGTTGGAGAATGTGATGTACCCTACTGGGGGTGCTGGCCATGGACAGGCTTCGGACAGAAAAAAGTCTTTCGATGAGTCTGTGTATCTCTTGGGCAACGGTGTTTTCCTGGAGATCATCCATTTGAGGAATCTCACAACAAAACTTATCGCCAACGCTAGAAGTTACGATGGTAGTAAAGCGGGGTTTGACAGAGTGCAATACATCCCTAAGAATCTCAAATATCTGCAGAATTTACATATCTTGCTGATTTTTGTGCTGCAAAGACTGAGTGAGATGATGGAAAATTCCAGCTTCTCTCAAAAATACTATAAGAAGATCATTGTCAACTCTATCGAGGATTTCAAGATGAACTTCCAAATATTCAAGCTTTTGGATAAGGTCCTAGTGAACTTGTTCAACATGGCTTTGCAGACAGGGGACTCCGATTCGAAGATCTTCACCATCACAGACGACATCATGGACGACATCAAGCGCTTCACAGACTTCAACAAAAACTGGTATATCGACCTGATGACACACTCTAACGCATTCGAGGCATTTATGAGCAAACAGAGTATCTATCTTCCTGAAAGCGAACTAGGGAAGATCGTCGTAGAACCTAAATTCCAGAACTTCCTCTCAGCAAGAAAGGTAAAACTAAACATCTCAACAAGAAAggtattttaa
- the CDC20 gene encoding ubiquitin-protein transferase activating protein CDC20 (similar to Saccharomyces cerevisiae CDC20 (YGL116W); ancestral locus Anc_6.135), whose translation MELSNSEKLAFTANRSVLSLTSPTKLNIITGNGANKSQGLKRNSLRRTTSLNIRGSSAVNSVVKPDFNVPFRRQKISSHKLPLLNRSSSFFKERSGIEHSNKTDSMGDNAMKDSAGSNLMNKSTGTTPFERPSLTRTSSNIVFSLNRPALTKQESIDDLNDPYFYQTDRFIPLMKSNSQNKIDPIAGNDDLPPPNASPKAHLKAQTKIAFKETVAEACGFGAKQRILQYMPKAPVSSLTRKSYSLQNRTHYSYSSFTSSSQSNTKSHKDLMRLRKINTNPEKILDAPGFIDDFYLNLLTWSKKNILAIALSNTLYLWNGNSGDVSLLVEYDATNITSITWSDDQCHLSIGKDDGNTEIWDTETSTLVRTMRSNLGVRIGSQSWLNTLLATGSRSGEIQINDVRIKNHVVSTWEEHSGEVCGLEYKSDGLQLASGGNDNAVIIWDTRTSMPQFIKHNHNAAVKAIKWSPNIANLLATGGGQSDQYVHFWNTTTGNKTGSINTGSQVSSLHWGQSYNSSYASPYQSSNIHNDIKSDCYKFNNTLNREIVTTGGNPGNAISVFNFDTKYKVAEIENAHESRICCSQLSPDGTTLATVGGDENLKFYKIFDSKRKNIRRNKSVVDTEDILGLFTHNNDENNNHTQDHENTNLNNANNDTDKNIDNDQEVDYEDDTNLRTTRVTSRKTTDYLIR comes from the coding sequence ATGGAGTTGTCTAATTCTGAGAAATTGGCTTTTACTGCTAACAGATCTGTTCTGTCTTTGACCTCGCCAACAAAACTGAACATAATTACAGGTAATGGTGCGAACAAAAGCCAAGGTTTGAAGAGAAACTCATTGAGAAGGACTACCTCATTGAACATCAGAGGATCAAGTGCTGTGAACAGTGTAGTGAAGCCAGACTTCAATGTGCCGTTTAGAAGACAAAAAATAAGTTCCCACAAACTACCTTTGCTGAATAGAAGTTCTTCCTTCTTTAAGGAACGTTCTGGCATTGAGCATTCAAACAAAACGGATTCTATGGGTGATAACGCCATGAAAGACAGTGCAGGCtcaaatttgatgaatAAATCAACAGGAACAACTCCATTTGAGAGGCCTTCGTTGACAAGGACATCATCAAATATAGTTTTTTCACTGAATAGACCTGCGTTAACAAAGCAAGAATCGATAGACGACCTTAATGATCCGTATTTCTACCAAACCGATAGGTTTATTCCATTGATGAAATCAAATTCTCAGAATAAGATAGATCCAATAGCAGGAAACGATGATCTACCTCCTCCTAATGCATCTCCAAAGGCTCATCTAAAAGCTCAAACAAAGATTGCCTTTAAAGAAACCGTAGCTGAGGCTTGCGGTTTTGGCGCAAAGCAAAGAATTCTTCAATACATGCCCAAAGCTCCGGTGTCATCGTTAACTAGAAAATCTTATAGTTTACAAAATAGAACCCATTATTCTTACTCGTCATTTACTAGTTCTTCGCAATCGAATACAAAATCTCACAAGGATTTAATGAGATTGAggaaaataaatacaaatcCTGAAAAAATCTTGGATGCTCCTGGGTTCATAGACGATTTCTacttaaatttattaacgtggtcaaaaaagaatattttagcTATTGCATTGAGTAACACTTTATATTTATGGAATGGTAATTCCGGGGATGTTTCATTACTTGTCGAGTACGACGCTACAAATATAACTAGCATAACATGGTCTGACGATCAATGTCACTTATCGATTGGTAAAGATGATGGTAATACCGAAATTTGGGATACTGAAACTTCAACCTTAGTGAGAACAATGAGATCTAATCTTGGTGTTCGTATTGGATCTCAGTCGTGGTTGAACACATTACTGGCTACAGGATCCAGAAGTGGggaaattcaaattaatgatgttagaataaaaaatcatgTAGTTTCCACATGGGAAGAGCATTCAGGAGAAGTTTGTGGATTAGAATATAAAAGCGATGGATTACAATTAGCATCTGGCGGCAACGATAATGCAGTCATCATCTGGGACACAAGGACCTCTATGCCCCAATTCATTAAACATAACCATAATGCTGCCGTTAAGGCAATAAAATGGAGTCCCAACATAGCCAACCTTCTGGCTACAGGTGGTGGTCAATCAGATCAATATGTTCATTTTTGGAACACTACTACAGGGAACAAAACAGGGTCAATAAACACTGGCTCCCAAGTAAGTTCATTGCACTGGGGCCAAAGTTACAACAGCAGTTATGCTTCGCCATATCAATCATCTAACATACATAATGATATAAAGAGTGACTGTTATAAATTCAACAATACTTTGAATAGAGAAATTGTAACAACAGGAGGAAACCCAGGCAACGCTATCTCAGTATTTAACTTTGATACTAAATATAAGGTTGCCGAAATTGAGAACGCTCATGAATCTAGAATTTGTTGTTCACAATTATCTCCAGATGGCACAACATTAGCAACAGTTGGTGGTGATGAAAATTTGAAGTTTTATAAGATATTTGATTCTAAAaggaaaaatattagaagaaaCAAGAGTGTTGTTGATACTGAAGATATATTAGGTTTATTTACTcataataatgatgaaaataacaACCATACTCAAGATCACGAAAATACAAACCTAAACAACGCAAATAACGATACAGACAAGAACATTGATAATGACCAAGAAGTCGATTACGAAGATGATACAAATCTACGAACCACCAGAGTAACTTCAAGAAAGACAACtgattatttaataagatAA